The genomic DNA TGCTCGCTTTGATTATGCTTTAGGTCATACAATCTACAATGACCTCAAGGCTCGTTCCATGGGACAATTTCAAGGACAGTTCAATCTCATTGATAATGTAAAGGATATGTGGACAGAGACCAATCCAGGTGCCAGCTATCCAGCATTCAGTTATGCTGATCAGTTGAATAAGCAGAACATCTGGCGCGAAGGCTCTAAGTTCTTTGAGAAGGCAAGCTACATGGCTCTGCGTGAGATTACGTTGAGTTATACCTTACCAAGAACATGGATTAAGACGATGAAGATGGCGAATGCCAATGTTTATGTGACAGGTCAGAACCTCTTCTATCTTACGCCTTTCGATGGTGCTTCTCCAGAGGCAATAAATGGTGGATATGACTATGGTCGTTATCCAACTCCACGCACACTTATCTTTGGATTAAACGTTACATTCTAACTAATTAAATGTTACTACGATGAAAAAGTTACTATCCTATATAACAGCTGCAGCCCTCAGCTTATCACTGACGGGTTGTATGGACATCGAGCCTGTTAGTACTATTACCGACGCAAACTACTGGAAGACTCCTGATCAGGTGCAGGCTTTCAATCAAGGACTCTGTTCTTGGATGAGAAGTTATGCTGCTGACTATATCATCTGGGGTGAGATGCGATGTAATATATATAGTGGTACCTCCTTCAGTGGTGAGGCTCCACAAGGCTACGAACGCTTGTGGAATAACACCCTTGAGAAGAGTAGTGCTGTGGTAGGCAACTACGGAGGGCTTTATACTGGTATCAATCAGATTAATCTGATGATAGATAAGGTGAATGAAGCTGGTTATTTAACAGAAGCGGAGAAGACCAGCTACCTTGGTGGTGCTTATGGCATGCGTGCCTTCTTGTATTTCCAGTTGCTTCGTACCTATGGTGATGTGATTATTTACCTTCAACATACAGAAGGAAAGACCATTGACTTGGGTAAGGTTGCTCGTAAGCAGGACGCAGCAGCTGATGTGATGAAGCAGATAAAGGCTGATATTACAGCTTCTGAGACAGCTTATAATAACAATTATAAGTTTACTAATGGTCGTACTTATTGGTCGCTTGCTGCAACCAAGATGCTCAAAGGTGAGGTATATCTGTGGAGTGGCAAACAGATGGGGGGCGGTTCTGCCGACTATCAGACAGCTCTCACTGCTTATCAAGAGGTTCAGAATAATGCCGATGTAAGTTTGCTTGACAACTTTGAGGATGTCTTCGCTTATGATAATAAGGAGAATAAAGAGATTATCTATGCGCTTCACAATCGTGAGAATGAAGCGTCTTTATGGGGAGGTCTCTATACTTCACTTGTGATGAACAAGCAGAACGTTGGTGCTTATCGTCTGCATAATGACGCTGGTCAGGCTATACAATTTAGCGAATCAAAGTATCTGAACTTACGCTTAGGAAGTGGCGTAATGCGCTTCCCACTTGACAAGCGTTTGTGGACGAAACTCTATTCAAATGATGGTGACAAGCGTAAGAAGGCTTCTTTGGCAGATGTTTATCAGGCTTCAGACGGTTCATACGTGGGTAATATCTGTAATAAGTTCCACGGAACATTGCTTGCTGGTAGCTCAGCTACATCATGGTATGATGACCAACCTATCTATCGCTATGCAGAGTGTCTGCTTGGTATTGCTGAGGCTAAGGTCTTCTTAGGTCAGGACCCATCAACAGAAATCAATCAAGTTCGTCGTCGTGCTTATGGTGCTACCTACTTTAATGCACATGCTGAGGTACAATATCCAAATGATGTTAGTACGGGAGGTAGTGCTACGCTGACCACGTTCTATACTGATAACCCATTTGTTGGTGGTGATGAGGACCCAATAGAAGCAATCCTTAAAGAGCGTCTACGTGAGTTCTTGTTCGAGGGAAAGCGTTGGCATGATATCCGTTTAGTTGATAAGGCTACAAAGTATTCAACAGCAAGTGCCGACCGCTTGTTGTGGCCTATTGATGAAACAACCAAGTCAACGAATGCTGAATTGAAACAGACTCCTGGTTACGGAGATTAATACGAAAAGAGATTATTTTTAATTTTATAGGGGAAAGATAGGGAATAAAATCTCGTCTTTCCCCTTTTCTTTTGCATATAATTAGCACAACGCTCTATCTTCGATTTGTACAATGTGATATTTATCTCTCACACAAGTTATGTGTTTGTGTCTTACTATCCGTTATAATGACTCTTATATGTCATCTTTAAGAGACGTGCTGACGCTTAGCACATGTGGTGCTCATGCTTAACACCAATGGTGCTGAGTACTAAATAATCTGCACACTTGCCTCATTCTTCTAATAGTAGACTTGCTTATTGTCAGTTGGTTTACTAACTTTTAGGTATTGCACGCTCTATAGAATATTAATACTTTTGCATCAATAGTTGAATACATATTTTTTACTTAAGACTCTATTCGTTATAACACGGAGTCTTTAAACTACAAGTTAGATGAAAAATAACAGAAAAATATTTATCTGCAAAGGGGCGTATAATACTTATTCGTTATATAGAAAGGCGATTTGTCTAACACTTTTTTCAAGTTTTTTCATGCTTAGAGGAAATTCGCAAGAGGTGAATAAGCGTGATACGACTGTTGAAATGAAAGAAGTTATGGTGACAGCACGTAGCGAAATTAGGAAGTTGAAGGAGTCGGCAATGCCCGTATCCGTTATAGGGCAGCGCCAATTACAAGGAACGGCATCAAATATTAATGACGTACTTGCACATACGGTCGGAGTCACAGTGCGAAACACGGGAGGTTTAGGCAGTGCTTCCCGAATCTCACTTCGTGGTTTGGAAGGTAAACGTATGGGTATGTATGTGGACGAAACGCCCATGTCGCAGTTGAGCAACTTTGTTACCTTAAATGATATCCCAACGAATATGATAGAACGTATTGAGGTTTATAAAGGTATTGTCCCTTATAAGTTTGGCGGTTCTGCATTAGGAGGTGCTGTTAACGTAGTAACGAAAGAATATCCGCCTGTTTATTTTGATTTCTCATACGAACTTGGCTCGTTTAACACGCATCAGGTGTCAACTGTGTTTAAACGTACGGATCAAAAAACTGGTTTACAGTTTGGTATAGGCGGTGCTTTCTCGTTTGCGAAGAACAACTACAAAATGACATTGGCAAATTTGGACAATAGAATCGTGGAAAGAGACCATGATAAGTTCAATAAAGTTATGGCTGGAATGTCTGTTAAGGCTACGAAATGGTGGTTTGATGAGATGAAATGGGAGCTCATTTTCCTGAAGACCCGACAAGAGATACAAGGAATAGATCTTGATGTGCGTGAGGCTTATAATCATTCTGTTAGTGGTGTGACGGCATTGACCCTAAAGCGTAAGAACTTCTTTTTGGATGGTCTCGACTTTGATTTTGATATAGGATATATCATTGGCAGATATGGTTTGAATGATAAAGCATCAAATCGTTATGACTGGGATGGGAATAAGCTGCCGCCTGTCTCCCCATACGGCGGAGAACAGAATAATTTTCCTTCTGATGGGCGTAACCGCTCGAATGAGCTAACATCTAAGCTTAATCTGGGTTACACGATAGATGAGCATCATGGTGTTAATCTAAATGTCTATTTCGATAGGAACTCACTTCACCCAAACGATTCTTTAATGGATAAGGCTTGGGGTTTTCGCGCAAATTTCCCAAGTAAGATGAATACGCTGACGACAGGATTGTCTTATGATTTAACGTTATTCGGAGGTCGTTTCCAGAATGCTTTTACTTTAAAGAACTTTATCTTCACATCACATTCGCGTAGTATAGATGTTTATTCTGTGCGAGAGCCAGAGCCTGTGAAGATATCAAAGTCTTATTTTGGATTCAGTGATGCACTTCGTTATAAGTTTACAAACGACTTGATGTTAAAAGCATCCTTCAATTCTGAAGTCCGCATACCTACAAGTGAGGAGCTGATAGGAAACGGATATTCCATACTTGCATCACCAGCATTGGAACCTGAACGCACGTCGGGCGTAAACGTTGGTGTACTCTATCGACATCTAAAACAGGATGATGGACTGGTTGAGATAGAGTTGAATGGATTTTATAATCAGTTGAAAGACATGATTAGATTCACTCCAGATATGATTCCTACAATGGCTCGCTATCGTAACTTTGGTAGTGTTCGTACGAGAGGTGTTGAACTTGATGTTAAAGGAGATGTCTGTTCAGTACTTTATCTTTATGCGAATGGTACTTATCAAGACCTTCGTGACGTGAGAAAGCTAACTCCAGGTACTACTGTCGAGAATCCCACCTATATGAAACGTATCCCAAACGTACCTTATCTGTTAGCAAACTTTGGAGCAGAGTTTCATAAAGAGAATCTCTTTGGAGGAAAGGAACAGAACACACGTTTCCTCTTTGATGCTTCATACGTGCATACGTATTTCTATGATTTTGAGATGAGTAAAAACCAAGATAAGAAGATTCCAGCTTCTTTGACTATGGATGCCGCTGTTGAGCATAGCTTTAAGAATGATCAGTGGATATTGACTTTTAAGATGAAGAATCTTGCTAATCGACGTGTTGTCTCAGAGTTTAACCGCCCATTGCCTGGCAGATATGTTGGAGTAAAGATTAGATATTTATTCAAATAGGATTATGGAATGTATGAAGCGGTGAACTTTCCAAGGCTCTAAAGCATGATAAAACGAAGTTCGTCAGTTTTCATGTATTGCTATTCCGCTTGATAATATGGTTCATAGATAATTTCTACAATAAATTACATAACAATGAAAAAGTTTAGTTCGTTTCTTTTTGCTGTTACTCTAACAGCTTTATTTACTGCTTGTAGCAGTAATAGTGATGATCCAACGCCTGCTCCTAAGCCAAATCCAGGTGATAAGGACTTCAATGGTGTTATTTTTGCTACGGGTATCACTAATCCGGAAGGCAATAGTGGTAATGTGTATCTACAA from Prevotella melaninogenica includes the following:
- the nanU gene encoding SusD family outer membrane lipoprotein NanU, whose protein sequence is MKKLLSYITAAALSLSLTGCMDIEPVSTITDANYWKTPDQVQAFNQGLCSWMRSYAADYIIWGEMRCNIYSGTSFSGEAPQGYERLWNNTLEKSSAVVGNYGGLYTGINQINLMIDKVNEAGYLTEAEKTSYLGGAYGMRAFLYFQLLRTYGDVIIYLQHTEGKTIDLGKVARKQDAAADVMKQIKADITASETAYNNNYKFTNGRTYWSLAATKMLKGEVYLWSGKQMGGGSADYQTALTAYQEVQNNADVSLLDNFEDVFAYDNKENKEIIYALHNRENEASLWGGLYTSLVMNKQNVGAYRLHNDAGQAIQFSESKYLNLRLGSGVMRFPLDKRLWTKLYSNDGDKRKKASLADVYQASDGSYVGNICNKFHGTLLAGSSATSWYDDQPIYRYAECLLGIAEAKVFLGQDPSTEINQVRRRAYGATYFNAHAEVQYPNDVSTGGSATLTTFYTDNPFVGGDEDPIEAILKERLREFLFEGKRWHDIRLVDKATKYSTASADRLLWPIDETTKSTNAELKQTPGYGD
- a CDS encoding TonB-dependent receptor plug domain-containing protein; translation: MKNNRKIFICKGAYNTYSLYRKAICLTLFSSFFMLRGNSQEVNKRDTTVEMKEVMVTARSEIRKLKESAMPVSVIGQRQLQGTASNINDVLAHTVGVTVRNTGGLGSASRISLRGLEGKRMGMYVDETPMSQLSNFVTLNDIPTNMIERIEVYKGIVPYKFGGSALGGAVNVVTKEYPPVYFDFSYELGSFNTHQVSTVFKRTDQKTGLQFGIGGAFSFAKNNYKMTLANLDNRIVERDHDKFNKVMAGMSVKATKWWFDEMKWELIFLKTRQEIQGIDLDVREAYNHSVSGVTALTLKRKNFFLDGLDFDFDIGYIIGRYGLNDKASNRYDWDGNKLPPVSPYGGEQNNFPSDGRNRSNELTSKLNLGYTIDEHHGVNLNVYFDRNSLHPNDSLMDKAWGFRANFPSKMNTLTTGLSYDLTLFGGRFQNAFTLKNFIFTSHSRSIDVYSVREPEPVKISKSYFGFSDALRYKFTNDLMLKASFNSEVRIPTSEELIGNGYSILASPALEPERTSGVNVGVLYRHLKQDDGLVEIELNGFYNQLKDMIRFTPDMIPTMARYRNFGSVRTRGVELDVKGDVCSVLYLYANGTYQDLRDVRKLTPGTTVENPTYMKRIPNVPYLLANFGAEFHKENLFGGKEQNTRFLFDASYVHTYFYDFEMSKNQDKKIPASLTMDAAVEHSFKNDQWILTFKMKNLANRRVVSEFNRPLPGRYVGVKIRYLFK